Genomic window (Kwoniella botswanensis chromosome 1, complete sequence):
AAGAGGGTCTCAAGGGAAAGTATTGTTTGTTATATGGGATGTGATTTGATGTTGTTTTTATAGAATTGTTATGATATTCCATTAATTAAAAATAGTATGAAGCGTCAGATCAGCATTGTTGTAATTGAGCGGAGAGGTATTGCTTATAAAATGCTAACTCACCCTCCATAAGATTGTTCAACCACATTTCCACCATTGGCCTGACCACCGGCACCTGCAATAGTAATCGAAATTAGCATCCTGCGGTATACTGTAAAAAACTGCACCAGTGAATAGGTGAATGGACTAACCGGTATAAGCTGAACCACCATTACCGCCACCCAACAAATCACCAAGCGTACAACCTGCACCACCCGCTCCTCCAAGTGCGGAACCAGAGTTGGCAgatccacctgatccagcGTTGTTCGATCCGATATTGAGGATATCGAGGTTAAGCAGGCCACTAAGTTCGTTCATATACACAGAATACGTCAAAACCCATTATCCTGAGAtaaaatgatgatggatatttATGATTCAAGTGATTGAGAATTCGACTCACCCCTCTGAGATTCTCTGTACACTACCTCCACTAGCCTGACCACCTACACCAGTATAAGCTGAACCTCCATCGGGTGAAGCGACAGGTGCACCCAGAACCATCGAGGCAAGAGAGAGGACACCGAAGAAAGTGATTTTGGGAGAGAACATCTTGGTAAATTGGTAAATTGGTTTTCGATTCGAAAATGTAAAGTAAGAAGGAATTGAATAACGAGAATGAGCGAAAATGAAAGTAATAAATTGAAAAAGCGAAatagaaagaaagaagaagaagaaaatcagaaTGAAGTAGCTGTATCGTTGTTCGGTTGATTGTTGGTGGGAAAAGAGATACTCACAGTCCGAGATTTGAGAAGCTTATATAGCTTATCGAATTTACCTGAGGAGACGTACACAGATCATATCATTCTGTCAGATGACTGGCTGAACGAGAACTCGAGGTATTGGTATATTGACTGGTTTGGTTTTGCGAAAATCATTTGAATGCATATGTTGATACGTAGGGGATGGTGCCACAACTCAATTCAAATCAATCGCTCGGTTGCTACATTGACTGACGCCTCTTCAGCCCAGCAGACTATGCGATGGCCATCCATGCCTAATCGTGGTATAATATAATACATGGTCATCATAAATCATAACGGATATCAACTCGTCACTCAATCACCACTCTACCCCTACACCCTAAAACGCCTTCTTATGTATGATATCAGGATCTTCTTTGTACTCATCGGCCGATACCCACATCTGTATAATGCATTCTATCGTCAGCTGGCTCTCGTTCACATCCCCACGCTTCAaactactcaccttcttgaatGTACTCAATCCAGCTAAGATACTACCTCCTATCCATGTCGAGTACTGAACATATAAATTGTGTCAACTCAGTCCTGTAGGATAGGCTGGTACTACGTAGAAGCTTACTTTTCTTTCTGGTGGTGCATATATCTTCAATTTGACATCTTTCAACGCCAGTTTCTTAACCTCATTCAACAACCTATCTCCAAAACCTGTCATGGCACAATACATCAGCTTGTATGGATTTTTAGTTCACCTTGTCGTAAGCTGGTGGAGAGGTAAATCAAAATTACTAACCTGTACACAATGTTGATCCACCTGACAATACGATATTACTGAACAGCGATTTCCTCAAATCCAGATCCGTCCTATTTATGGAGTCCACGATGACCTATGATAACAAGTCAGGTTGTGATATTTGCTGGCCTTGCGTATGGGCTCATGCTAGCTTACCTGATGTACACCAGGATATTCTTGACCTATCAGTTCTGGGTTGAAAAGTATTTCAGGAGCCAAAAACCTCTCCACACCAAGCTATAaactcaatcaatcagttAAGCCCCAAAGACAGTTAAACATATAGCTGAGGATGACTAACCTGTATGACCTTTCCATCAGGTAACCTAAATTCCTCCCATGCTCCCGACtgatctttctcctccttaGCAGGATTGATAGCCAGATAACATGTTTTCTCTTTTATAGTCCTAaccacctctttctccgCAGACGTATGTAGATAATATCCGGATTTCCTGAGTAACAGCTGCAGATGATCCGTCACATCCCTTCCTGCTATGTCTATCCGTCGAATCGCATGTGGCATCGAGAATCCTTCGAAGACAGGCACGGCGTGGGTCACTCCATCTCCTGAGTCTAGAACTATACCTGTCGTACGCCCCGAAGAGTATCTATGAACAGCCGAAGGTTGTTGTCAGCTGTAAATCTCAAGGTAACGGAAGCAGCCCTGGACGCCTGCTGCCTTCGTCTCGATGCCTTAGACAACTCACAGTGATAGAACAGCTTGTACACTCGTGAAGAACGCTGGCACGTTGAACGTTTCGAAGAATATCTGAGCGGCTACGTCTCTATTCTGACGTGGGTTGAGAGGTGCTTCGGTGAGAAGTACAGGGTGCTAGAAGGGGTATCAACGAACGTCAGCAAAGTCAATTAAACCGTTACTGCTCCTCAGTCGACTCAAATGATTGTCCCTAAATTTGAATTCCAGCAGATCAAGCCTGCCTCGCTTTTCTTCCGATCCATCTTAGCATAATGGcccattctctttcctcaactTTGAATTCTTCTGCTTCCGCCTCAACACGTAGCAGCAGTGCAATCAACgttaactcacctcctcacTCAAGGCTTTCAGACCCTCCCCGTACACCCAACCCCAAATCCTCTCCATATCATCCCAATCAGTCACCACCCCATGTTCCATTGGATATTTTATCTTCAATAATCCTCTCAATTCCTGTGCTCGTCTTCCTATAAATAGGTTATCCTGTATCGCACCTGCCATTACTCGGGGATGTTTCGGACGACCGACGCTGCGTTGAAAGAGATGTATTAGTATCAGCACTTACATACCAGcgaggagatggatggtgaagcGCATGAATTATATTATGGTTGCCCATATGACCATTCCAGTTGAAACAAAGTATAGCTTTCCTTTACGTTACAATGatagatcaactcacaaggAAGGGATATAACAAGACGGCTGCTCTTCGCCTGCAAAACCAGCTTTGATCGTACCGGAGCCctatatcatatcaatatTGCACAATATCATCTACCGTACTCGTCTCACATAGTCGAGAGCTAAGAGCAGCTCACATTGTCAATCACAACAGGTTGATTCGTCAACCTAGACATCGAGTATGACTTTGTCAGCTTGACCGCCGGGAGAAGCAGGGTACTATGCAGCTCACACATCGTCGAATTCGGTTGCCATCTTCACTGGTTTCTCTCGTTTCTCTCCTTGCTCCTTATCGATGTGTATGGGTTTGCTTGGTTAGTGAAGAATGACTTGAAAGCTGGAAATACAGATGTCAGAGGTGATCTTCAATGTCCAAGCTCACTTGTAAACCTGTAACTTGGTCGAGCGCGTCGCGTGGTGGGGTGATTATTATCATTAAGTGGGTTTGTCATATAACATTCCATCCATTATGCATCTTCTCAGGCACcggtcatgatgatgatggaagaggcGATGATAGCGATAACCATGAGGAGGATGTATATGAACACAGCCAAGATTatatccctctcatcttcccattctcattgtAAAGATCAATCTCATAGACATCTCTACGAACAATGGGCAAGTTCTCTGAATTcctctcgtcatcttcttcctccaacaaccctcctccccctcctccaacATACAACGAGTCcaaatccccttcctccgTTCCCGTCCATGGCCCACCACCAACTACCTATCCCAACGAGCCGCCACATCCTTTCCCCCATCTATACGGATGTCTCCATCTCGGTAGATCAGATAGAGTGAGGTTGATAGGATTACCCCAGAATGCTGTACCTGCAGTAGAGGAGGCCATCAGGAGGGTATGGATGGCTGGTATTCAGAAGAGTGAGGCGTATTATaaaggatgggaatggaagttGAGTGGGAACCCGTGTGAGTGCTATATCACTCCTGTTCACGGGTACCAGCTAACAAAGCTGACTGATCTCTCAACTTTATCTCTTGCTCTTGTTCTATTCAACCACCTTACATGCACAGGGTACGGTCAAGGTGCAGAAGCAATCTACTCTCGTCGATTGATGTGTCACATCCTCCATGCTCTTTCAGCTATAGGATGGGATGTACACATGTCATGCGACCTAACCAAGAAATCTTTCGATAAAGATACATTGATTTTACATTCTGTCCAACCCCGTCAGAAGTACTACTTCTCGATCAGTTTCAACGAGAGTGATAAGATTAGGATTATAGATCCTCCTGATGGACGAGTGAGAGATGCGTTCCTGAGGGCCGTCCAGGTGAGTTCAAATCTACTCTACGTTACTTGTTTCCCTATCTGAAGTACCAGTTTATCTTTGACTCCCCGTCGATAATCTGTCAATCAAGGAGGAATACAAAACTAATTATGCCTTTACCCTACGACGCAGACTTGGCCATTAGGAATCCAAGCTCAAATCGAGAAAGAACCAGGTGCGACTCAAGTGAAACTTCGTGGTAATCCCTGGTGGACATCAAGTGGTGATCAAGTGGTAGAAGCAAGATTGTTGGTCTGTACCTTGTTATCCGCCATGGAGAGTGTAGGGTTCGAGCTGGTCAGTAGTGTAGATATGAGTAGTGGTTCGGGTGATAACAACTATGATTGTGAGTTATAGGTATCATCTTTCAGACACGTAACGTGATAACATAGTATATTTTGCTGAcggaagttgatgatcttggttATCATATAGTGGACACTTGGTTCTTCGCTACCAAAATGTGAAGTATTTGTTGGGTATGATTGAAATACCGCCAACTATGGATCAAGTAGAGTTTACAACGATATGATCAGTCCAGTATGAATGAGGAAGTAGTCTCGGGTTATCTTACTGGTAAATCTGATCAATGACCAACAAGTTCAATCTAGGTAGAATGTAGAATAGGATATAACAACATGTATCAAAAGACACAATGTAATTGCATGCAATTGTATATGCAGTATTGTCCATATAATCTGATCATGACTCATCCATAaccatcaaattcacctttcacatTCCGCATTATACAATCCCACAATCATCTATCCAGCACCCCTCTAACTCATCCCCTCCACCATTAACCTTCAACGCATTCAATTTCTTCAACAAATCCAAACTTTCCTCGCTGACTTGTCCAAAAACCACATACTTCCCATCCAGCTTTCCGaactgcttcttcttcctctctttctcttctttactaTCTCCATCTTGAATATTCGGTATGAGACATATGAAGAACTGacttgaatttgaatttTTCGAACTACCGCTAGCCATAGCTACCGTCCCATACTGGAAGGTTTTCTTCAATCCCGGTTTTTCATCATTAAACTTCAATCCGTATATCGATTCTCCCCCCGAACCATCATTCCGAGTTATATCTCCTCCCTGTATTATAAAGTCCTTGATTAATCGATGTATCCTCACATTCTTATAATGTAATGGTTTACTAGATATCTTGGAGAGGCCTTTATCGCCTAGAAGTAGATGTCGGAAATTCTTGGTTGTTATTGGACATTCCTTAGTGAACAGATCTATATATAACACTTCTTGGAATATTGGACTAACAGGTTTCTTGTTGGTGATTTCGACTtgagtgaaagatgaagcagaagaagaatgcaAGATTATATCTTTCAATATATCAAGTTGATcctcatccaattcttccaaCGTTGAAGGTAAACCGTAATTCACGTGATGTTGAGTTAAGATACGTTGGTTGGATTCCCATCGATCGAGTTGTTGTTTATAGGCCGTCGAATCCCCATATCCAAttttcatccatcctctttctgtTTCGCTTCCAGCCATTTTCACTTGTATCTATCCTGTGATAAcgagggagagaagaagggaggataTCGATATGTCGATCTTCGACAACAAATTGAATTGACGAATGAGTGCGCGATGGTATAAAAGGCTTTTGAATCGAATTTGATGTGTGCAGAGGCCTATGGCCAATCGGATCAGTCGGGTTCTCGGTTCAGCCTAATCAATCTATTATATAAACGATGTGAGCGATGAATGCTGTTTTGCGAAATGAGCGAAGAGGACTGTTTCGGTTTCCACGGAACCGCTGAACAACCTCCACTCTAGCTTTAAAGCTGAGATtatccacttccactttgtACTGTAACTTGCAGTGATCGTCTGTTGGGACCACTCGAAGAGCATAGCAGACACTCGATAAAGCCATGCACTGGCTACATCTGCACGAAGGCCCAGTGCCAAGCATATGAAAAAGAACAAGTCCATCTCAATAGAATTCTActctatctatatatacctaTACAAACCCAAACCTAACTCTATCTTTAAGCCCTCCGACTTTACAACTTTCTAGCCTCTGACTGGATCGcatcctccacctgatcAGTCTGCAGTCccagatcttcatctccagctTTGACTCCAATTTTACCATGTTTACCACCTATCAGCCTATCTTTTGCTTCAGACTGAATCGCATCTTCCACCTGATCAGTCTGCAGTCccagatcttcatctccagctCTAACCCCGATCTTACCATGTTTACCAAATTCACCTAAACCCATCACTCTGTCTCTCGCTTCTTCATATTTCCTTTTAGTCTCAGCTACGACGTGTTGAGGTAAAGTCAcatcttctttggctttaAGACCTTCTTTGATAAGCCAATCTCTCAAGTATTGCTTATCGAACGAAGCTTGAGGTTTGCCTTGGACGTATTCGGAAGAAGACCAATATCTTGATGAATCAGGTGTAAGAACTTCATCTATCAATATGAGTTGTGTTTTGTTGggggaagatggatcaggtaatAAACCAAATTCAAATTTAGTATCGGCCAAGATTAATCCTCTTTCTAAAGCGTATTCTGACGCTTCAGTGTAAAGCTGTATAgcaacttcttcaatctgTTCAGCAAGTTCACGCCCGCAAATGTCTTTGACTGTAAACAAATAGCAACAGATATCGCTCGTCAGATCATTGTTCTGCTCTTCCGGGCGTTGGGcatctgactcacctttgtCAGGATGGATATTCTCATCGTGTTCACCTTGATCGGCTTTGGTAGAAGGTGTGAACAGTGGTTTAGGCAGCTTCTGAGATTCGACTAATCCCGCTGGCATGGAGATACCATGGACAGTCTGGGATTTCTTGTATTCGGACCAAGCGGAACCTAAACAGTAACATCGTGAGCTCGCGATTCGAAAATATTGGATAAATAGATCAGAGCGCACCAGTAATATAACCCCTGACGATAGCTTCGATCTTGACGACCTCGCACTTCGTCACAATCATACTTCTTCCTTCTAACTGATCTCTGTATTCGTCTAATGATCTAGGGAATTCCGACCAAGCATCTGCGGGAGAGGCCAGGCATGATGCAGGGGAGGGTGTAAGGACGTGATTGGGGATGATATGCTTGAGTTTGTCAAACCAGAATAGGGAGAGGGTAGTAAGTGTGATACCCTTTGATGGAATACCCTACATATTCGAAACGCGTCAGCTGGCGTATCCATAGATTTGAATTGGCAGCTTACATTGTTCATGATCACATCAAAAGCACTCATCCTATCCGTAGCAACGAACAACAACTTGTCTTGGTCTTCAGCCGCAGGTAAGGCGTAAATATCCCTTACTTTACCTTTAGCAAGTAGTTTTAGTTTCGGTAGATTGGTCGAAGTGACACatgatgtagatgaagaaccgCTTCCACTGGCGATGGCAGCAGAAGGAGAGGCTTCGGCAGCCGCTTGAGACGATTTCTGGAGTTCAGCAGGTTTCAATGGGTTTCCTTCAGCTGtagctttggcagctgctTTCTctgctttctccttctctttcgcCGCTCGTAAGGctgctctttcttcctcagtTGGTGCCGATTTCCTCACATCCTTTTTCTTCTGCAAAGATGAGGAGCATCAGCCGTTAGTCTACCAGACACAGCAAAGCTGACACGTAACGTGGAGAAAAGTTTAAATACTTACAACTTTCTTATCAGCGGCAGCTGGGGCAGCAGACGTATCAGGATAAGCCAACTTCTCAACTTCTTGCCATTCTTTATCTTCCTCGAATGCTTTTCTAATAGGAGCCAAAAGGTTGATCAAAGCGTCCGTCACGGCACCTTTCAAATCTCCAGGATGGACTTGTTCAGCCACATAGGCCTTTTCCAATTCTTCGTAAGATGAGAAATGGACATCTCCACCGAACTTTTCAGGTCGAGTGATACTAAACAAGGTTCCCTCGGGTGCACCAGCACTGACGaaacttccttctcccactGGTGCCTTTTCACCCTCGTTGGAAGCCTGTTCGTTCCTTAATGCTTGGACGGGTATCAATACAGCCTTGATAAATGCTAATACACCATTGTTCTCTACTTCCCCAGGCGGACATAAggcagctttgatcttcgatTTGATGTCTGCTGGAGTATCAAGGAAATCAATCTTGGATTTGGGGTCGGATGCCGACATTTTACCTCCTGATAATCCAGGTACCATAGCGTTCATCAAATGGGCTCGTTTGGCGTAGCCTAATCGTGGTAGGAAATGAGCAGCGTACATGAAGATTTTTCGCTGTAATGACggatatcagctcaagtctGAGATCAAACGGGATCTTGAGCTGACCTGATCTACACCACCAAACTGCATATGTACGTCCAAGTATTGTTCATCTAGTGCTTGAAGACCAGGGTAGAGGAGACTGCTCATCAAAGGTGATTCAGATTCCTTCACTACATCCGCTCCAGCATGTTCAGCCTCTCTTGTTGAGGTTAAAGCGTGGAATCTACAAGAAATCAACTATCAGCCATGTACGATGCTGATTGCAGTATCCAAAAGAACTCACTTGTAAACATCCAAAGTGTAATCCGCTTTCAACTGGTAGCTTGTTCCAGTTACAAACTCGAGTTTGTCGATGGGCACACCAAGAACCGTGAAAACAGTTTTGAGGAGAATTGAGTAGTACTTGACTCGGTATTGAACGGTTTGAAGAGTAGATTTCGAAGCGTCGAGGAAGGCATGGAGCTGTGCATCAGGCTCTGTCAGAACATGTTGGACAGCGTTGTCAACGGATTACACAGTTCGAAGATACACATACATCTGCAGAGATACCAGTCGTTAGAATAAGCGGCCTGTTCGGTAAcattggatgaagatcagcTTACCTGCTAGAAGAATCTTCACATGTACACCAGCAGTCAAGAAGTCTGCTATCTTCACCAGAGGCACGCAGTAGGCGATGTGAGCTAGATGAAAatcgatatcagcatttcaTCTTGCCATTCAATCCAATTGAGGGTTTACAAAGTGAAGAAAAACTCACGTCTACCGGTAGTAGCGGTTCCTATTGcgatatatatcagctactgaCGCAGAGCTAACGCGTGCTGAGATTTTGAGATACGTAGCAGACACCTACCCCAATACGCTCTCACCGTCTCTCCCTCAGCCAAAACCTTCCTGATGATATCTCCACCGGTGTATTCCTGTAAACTTCTGGTAATCCTCTCGTACTCTGCTTCCTTCTCAGGAGAAAGAGCGATGGTTGAAGCTTTCTCAGCTACTTGTTGGGTGAAAGCTGGATCTGACATTATGGCGCGAGTTCAGCTTATGATACCGCTTTGAAGCTCGAGAAGATAGTTTATGGTCTATCTATATCTATGTTATCTGAAATTTCAGATAAACCACTAAACTTGCACTTTTGACTCAATCTGTGAGGCCCCAAGCTGAACAAGCTAGGcgtgatgagaaggaaaatgACATCTGCACACGCCTGATTTCGGGAACCTAAAGCCAGAAACTTTGCTGCGATGTAGGCATGCCACTGAAACGTGTTTCTTCGGCGCGGAAATCCGTTTTTATCCGACCCGCATTCCAATTGAAATTCTGGATAGATGATTGAGGCTTGGTTTAATGAAATTGACCCTCGATTATTTCTCAAGTGCAGAACGGCACTTCCTATGCCCCAGGCTCAAGCTTGGGGAATTGGATTGGTTTGGAAAAATGCATAACGTACAGCCAACCTGTCAACAGGTATAAATATTTTGATGTGTTGacgaaaaagagaaaaaaacCTGTtttgtctcttcttcatcccttttTCAATTGTATCAAAATATCAAAAAGATCGTTAGATCTCTCCTAAGTCTCGTCGACACCTGTAtctatatcaatcaatcaatcatcatggTGAGTGAGCTATCTTGTCGTACATACTTCAGACCATATCTACGACGTTTTCCGACATCACCCGTAAAATACAAATAATCTGTCGAAAAATACAAATCatttttgttttttttttgaaTTCGGTGCTGATCATGGTGGTATATCTACAGAACCGAGCTTTCCTCAAGAAATGGGCTCCTGCTGAGACCCTCCCTATCTTTGGGTGAGTTCTACTTTCATACTTGGACTATCATGTCAATATGGATTTGGGCTGGGTACGCTGGGTAAACAATGAGATCGGCCGAATGAAAGATTTTGTTTTATCTTGCCACAGACATCCACTGCCGCGGCAATGGCAACAAAGTTTGAATGAGGCAcagtaagctgacttttgaGTGTTATTGAATTTGTAGTATCGTCGGTCTCGCTGTTGGTGGTGCTTCTTACTACCTCTACAGACTCTCTCAAGGACCTGAGGTCGTTTGGGACAGACACGGTGACTGGAGACCTTGGGACAAGATCACTCACGACACCAACGTGAGTATACAATCTCCCATTTCATCTTATTACATCACATGCCCTCACCAGCAGGACCATCTTGCAACCTGTCTTCTCTCGTCTATATGATCAATTGCTTATGTGAGATTGGTTGATATAGCAAAAACTCATCACGGTCAACCCTGAATTCTGGGAGAAACGAAGACAATTCGTCAAAGAACAAAAGGCCAACACTGAACGAGCCGTTGACCAAATCTAATCTCGGTTCAATGACAGCCACCTTTCAAATCATTACGCAGTTGTAGAATTAGGGCGAATAGACATATAGAATATATCATTGCATTTTTAATATACAATTAGATCATATATCTGAATGTCATTCATATGCATTTATACATACCTTGAAACTGGAGGCAGATGGAAAGATCGCACCACCTAACTACTAATACAGCAATTGGATTGAACTAGCTTGGCTATCTTGCAAAACGTTTTGACATGGCATGTGAAATTCATATACTCTACAAATACAAACATAATTACCTATATAAGATCGATAGCACTTTGACTAGTGCGCATTTTGATTTTCCTTTTTAAAAAATATATATCCAAACTATAACCTCATCTCcagctcatcacctcatGAGCTTATTCAAGACTATTCTCTACGTCAGCAGCATCGTCACCCTCCATCGAAGCGAAGTTGAGGAAAGCGTTCTGATAGAAAATCACAAAGTCAGTCTCGATACTCCACATGGCAAAGCGGGCGATGGATATAAAACTTACAGGTCTATGACAAGGAGCCCAGAAAGATTCAGGCTTATCCAAAGTCATGCTATAAGGTAGCTTATCGCTCCACGATTGAGTTAAACCAACACCGTAATTCCATACACCACCTTCTGGAACGAGGGTCATACCCAAAATCCTATCTGACAAAAGGAGTTGTACTCTATTTGCCATAGATGGATTAAATCCTGGATTTTGTCCTGTTACATCTTGGTTCTTCCTTCCCCATTCGAATCCAGCTACAGTCAATTCCCATGCGTTGAGCGATACCGAACCAGGGGTGAAAGCGCAGGTTACGCAGATCGATTGTGGTCCCCACTCCGAATGGTTGGCCATGATCTTAGCTTGAGTGGTAACATCAGCCGGTGAGAGATGGTTCAATTCCTGAGACTGAGTCTTAATCCATCCTAATGGTTCTAAATCTTTAAGTAAGAAATCATGTTTGGGTAAAGTAGCCGGAAGTTCGACTCCATTGTTACTTCCTCTCTGAGGTACCCAAGCAACAGCCTTGATCTCTTTGACTTGGGGATTATCAGGTGGACTAGCACCGTAAAGATAAGCTACAACTTGGGTTCTAAGATCACCGTTGACAATAAATGTCTTGAGGACATTCTTGGGTATCACATAGGTGAATGAACCAGCATCATCCTTCACATCATCATTACCAACGAAGATGTGGTTAACACGTAAGGGCAAGTTGGTAGCTGAGATGGCTCGTACTCTCCAATCGGACTTAGATGCGAAGGTCTGTTGTTCGTAGTTGGTTGTGGTAGTTACGACAATCTCATCACCGTGGATGTTGGTAGTCTTGGTTTGAAGAGCAGTGACTTGAGATTGAGCTTCGGTGGTCTTTTCGATTTCAGCCATCTGTTGTCTCTGAACCGATGGAGCAGCGATCTCCATACCCAAGATGATATCTCGAATTTCGGAAGCGGTGAGCGAAGCGACATTGACCGAGTTTCGTTTACCGAAGTCGGCCAAGATAAGATCTTTGAGGGCAACTTCGACGCTCCTGTGATCAGGTAAAAGGGAAAAATCAGCGTTCAAAGCTCGAAAAGACAGAAACGAGGTAGAAAATTGAATCTCACATCCATTGGTCATCACTTAATGATGGGAATATGTGGTAAGATTCAGTGATAGTGCTTCGATCTGGACGAAGGATGATCTTGGCTTTCTCATTGTTGACATGAAGGGCTCGAAGTATGAGAATCAGTCGCGAGAAAGCGgtgtatgatgagatggacttGAGCCAATCGTCGTACAGGTTGAACAAGACCATCTGGGGTTGTGTAGCACGCTAGAGAGTGAATGGACAAGTCAGCGATGAATGACGAACGAAAATAAGTATGTTCAGTGAAGATGCCAGTAGCAACCCCAACCGCCACTTTTTGCCACTTTATCActccacttcttccccttctcacCTCGTCACCATTGACCCATAAAATGCATGCATACCTTGAGCAGTATGCATGATAGGTGGGGCACAAGGTTGCAGGCGAGGAATGAGCAGGGGCAGGATGAGTtgagtggagaaggaagcgaGGCGGAAAAGAGACGGCAGTGGTGGTAGTAGAGCGAAGAAggggaaatgggaaaagaCAGGGCGAAGAGTGGAGTAGAGATAGGTGAGGGGAGACgattgagaaagaagtaggagaaggggggggggggggtgaagaggaaaatgaGAATGCATCCGAAGTATACtcaccaagatcaaatcaccgaacttctccatctttaACGTAGCTTGGAAAGGCAACTGCAACTCTGA
Coding sequences:
- a CDS encoding phosphoribosylaminoimidazolesuccinocarboxamide synthase; protein product: MSDPAFTQQVAEKASTIALSPEKEAEYERITRSLQEYTGGDIIRKVLAEGETVRAYWGTATTGRPHIAYCVPLVKIADFLTAGVHVKILLAEPDAQLHAFLDASKSTLQTVQYRVKYYSILLKTVFTVLGVPIDKLEFVTGTSYQLKADYTLDVYKFHALTSTREAEHAGADVVKESESPLMSSLLYPGLQALDEQYLDVHMQFGGVDQRKIFMYAAHFLPRLGYAKRAHLMNAMVPGLSGGKMSASDPKSKIDFLDTPADIKSKIKAALCPPGEVENNGVLAFIKAVLIPVQALRNEQASNEGEKAPVGEGSFVSAGAPEGTLFSITRPEKFGGDVHFSSYEELEKAYVAEQVHPGDLKGAVTDALINLLAPIRKAFEEDKEWQEVEKLAYPDTSAAPAAADKKVKKKDVRKSAPTEEERAALRAAKEKEKAEKAAAKATAEGNPLKPAELQKSSQAAAEASPSAAIASGSGSSSTSCVTSTNLPKLKLLAKGKVRDIYALPAAEDQDKLLFVATDRMSAFDVIMNNGIPSKGITLTTLSLFWFDKLKHIIPNHVLTPSPASCLASPADAWSEFPRSLDEYRDQLEGRSMIVTKCEVVKIEAIVRGYITGSAWSEYKKSQTVHGISMPAGLVESQKLPKPLFTPSTKADQGEHDENIHPDKVKDICGRELAEQIEEVAIQLYTEASEYALERGLILADTKFEFGLLPDPSSPNKTQLILIDEVLTPDSSRYWSSSEYVQGKPQASFDKQYLRDWLIKEGLKAKEDVTLPQHVVAETKRKYEEARDRVMGLGEFGKHGKIGVRAGDEDLGLQTDQVEDAIQSEAKDRLIGGKHGKIGVKAGDEDLGLQTDQVEDAIQSEARKL
- a CDS encoding actin-2 — its product is MATEFDDVLTNQPVVIDNGSGTIKAGFAGEEQPSCYIPSFVGRPKHPRVMAGAIQDNLFIGRRAQELRGLLKIKYPMEHGVVTDWDDMERIWGWVYGEGLKALSEEHPVLLTEAPLNPRQNRDVAAQIFFETFNVPAFFTSVQAVLSLYSSGRTTGIVLDSGDGVTHAVPVFEGFSMPHAIRRIDIAGRDVTDHLQLLLRKSGYYLHTSAEKEVVRTIKEKTCYLAINPAKEEKDQSGAWEEFRLPDGKVIQLGVERFLAPEILFNPELIGQEYPGVHQVIVDSINRTDLDLRKSLFSNIVLSGGSTLCTGFGDRLLNEVKKLALKDVKLKIYAPPERKYSTWIGGSILAGLSTFKKMWVSADEYKEDPDIIHKKAF